A window of Microbispora hainanensis genomic DNA:
AGGTCGTTGCCCCGCCCGATCGTGAACGTGAGACCGTGCCCGGCCAGGTCGCCGTCGTCGGTTTCCAGCACCACGTACGCCGCGGAGTAGTCGCCGTCCGGATTCATGGCATCCGAGCCATCGAGCGTCGCGGAGGTCGGAAACCTGATGTCGATCACGTTCACCGAGGTGATCGTCGGCATGGGCGAACTCCAATTGATCCGATGAATATGAATGGAACAGTAGGATCACACCGACCATAGGTCAAGGCAAGCCCCCTGATATCCGGCCGAAGGCTTTACTTAAACCCGATGAATCTGACAGGCTCTCCACGCGTACGCCCCTGAGAACCAGCGGAGAGGTCAAGATCGTGAAGCTGTTGCGGGTGGGTCCGGTGGGTGAGGAGCGGCCGTGTGTGCTCGCGCCGGACGGGCGGGTGCTGGATGTGTCGTCGGTGACGGGTGATATCGACGGTGTGTTCCTTGCGGGGGGCGGTATCGAGCGGGTGCGGGTGGCGCTGGCGGAGGGCCGGTTGCCGGAGGCGGGGCCGTTCGAGCGGGTGGGGGCGCCGGTGGCCCGGCCGGGCAAGGTGGTGTGTATCGGGTTGAACTATTCCGATCATGCGGAGGAGACGGGGGCGCCGATCCCGGGTGAGCCGGTGGTGTTCATGAAGGCGTCCAACACGGTGGTCGGCCCGGATGACGAGGTGCTGGTGCCGCGCCGGAGTGTGAAGACCGATTACGAGGTCGAGCTGGCGGTGGTTGTGGGTCGCACCGCTCGTTATCTGGATTCTCCGAAGGACGCGGCGGGGGTGATCGCGGGGTATGCGATCGCCAATGATGTGTCGGAGCGGGAGTTCCAGAACGAGCGTGGGGGTCAGTGGGACAAGGGCAAGTCGTGTGAGACGTTCAATCCGCTGGGGCCGTGGCTGGTGACGGCGGATGAGGTGGGTGATCCGCAGGCGCTGGGGTTGCGGTTGTGGGTCAACGGCCGGTTGCGGCAGAACGGCAACACCAAGAACCAGATCTTCGGGGTGTATCACGTGATCTGGTATTTGAGCCAGTTCATGGTGCTGGAGGCGGGTGATGTGGTGAACACCGGGACTCCGGCGGGGGTGGCGCTGGGGCGTGGCCCGCAGGCCTATCTGCGCAAGGGTGATGTGGTGGAGCTGGAGATCGACGGTCTGGGCCGTCAGCGCCAGCGGGTGGGCCAGGCATGAACGAGCGAACCGGTGGGCGAACCGGTGGGCGGAGCGGCGGGCGGAGCGGCGGGCGGAGCGGCGGGCGCGGCGTGTTCGGTTCATGCGGCCCCCGGCTGCGAGGCGTGGGGGTGGCATGAGCGGGGAGTTCGACGGGTTGGTGGCGGTGGTCACCGGTGGGGCGTCGGGCATCGGCCGGGCGGTGGCCGAGGAGCTGTCCGCGCGCGGCGCCCGGGTCGCGGTGCTGGATGTGAAGGGCACCGAGTTCGTCTGTGATGTGACCGACGACGGGGCGGTGCGGGGGGCGGTCGCGGCGGTGGCCGGGCGGTTCGGGCGGATCGATGTGCTGGTGAACAACGCGGGTATCGGGGCGCAGGGCTCGGTGGCCGGCAACGATGATGCCGAGTGGCTGCGGGTGCTGGATGTGAACGTGGTGGGGGTCGCGCGGGTGACCCGGGCGGCGCTGCCGTATCTGCGTGAGTCGCCGTATGCGGCGGTCGTCAATACGTGTTCGATCGCGGCGACGGCGGGGTTGCCGCAGCGGGCGTTGTATTCGGCGTCCAAGGGGGCGGTGCTGGCGTTGACGCGGGCGATGGCGGCCGATCACCTTGGTGAGGGCATCCGGGTCAACTGTGTGACGCCGGGCACGGTGGACACTCCGTGGGTCGGGCGGTTGGTGGATGCCGCGCCGGATCCGCAGGCCGAGCGGGTGGCGTTGGCGGCCCGGCAGCCGCACGGGCGTCTGGTGGCGCCGGAGGAGGTCGCGCATGCGGTGGCGTATCTGGCCAGCCCGCGGGCGGGGTCGACCACCGGGATCGAGTTGCCGGTGGACGGCGGGATGTCCGGTCTGCGCCTGCGGCCGGTGACATCATGACCGCCGCAGCGGCCGGTGTTCTGGCGGGCAGGCTGGGGCGGTACGGGCTGGGCACGGCCCCCTTGGGCGGGTTGTTCGCGCCGGTGAGCGACGAGCAGGCCGAGCACGCGCTGGATGCCGCCTGGCAGGCGGGGATCCGTTACTTCGACACCGCGCCGCATTACGGCAGCGGGCTGGCCGAGGAGCGTCTGGGGTGTTTCCTGCGTGGCCTGCCCGCTGACGCGGCCGGGCAGGCGGTGGTGTCGACGAAGATCGGCCGGGTGCTGGTGCCGGGCCGGGGCGAGGAGGAGGGCTTCGTCGGCCGGACCGGGTTCGTGCGGGTGCGGGACTACAGCCGCGAGGGGGTGCTGCGCTCGCTGGACGACAGCCTGAAACGGACCGGGCTCGATCGTTTCGATCTGGTGTTCATCCATGACCCCGACGACTACTGGGAACAGGCCGCCGGTCAGGCCTACCCCGCGCTGGCCGAGCTGCGCGACCAGGGGGTGATCGGCGCGATCGGCGCCGGGATGAACCAGGCGCCGATGCTGACCCGGTTCGTGCGGGAGACCGACCTGGACGCCGTGCTGGTCGCGGGACGCTACACGTTGCTCGACCGCTCCGCCGCCGAGGAACTGCTGCCCGAATGCCAGCGGCGCGGGGTGGCGGTGATCGCCGGTGGGGTGTTCAACAGCGGCATCCTCGCCGGAGGCGCCACCTACGACTACGACGCCGCCCCACCCGCCGTCGTCGAACGCGCACGAGAGCTGGGACGCATCTGCGCCTCCCACGGCGTGCCGCTCCCCGCCGCCGCCCTGCGCTTCCCCCACCGCCACCCCGCCGTCACCACCATCCTGATCGGCGCACGCAGCGCGGACGAGATCGCCGAGGACCTGGCGCTGGCGGCGGCGGACATCCCGGACGCGCTCTGGGAGGACCTGGACCATGCGGGTTGATCTCGCCTACGGCACCGGCGGCCTGGTCGTGGACCTGCCGGACGACCGGACCACGGTCATCGCGCCGGTCGCCCGGCCCGCCGTGCCGGACGAGGCCGCCGAGCTGCGCCGGGCCCTGCGCGAACCCGTCGCGGGCCCCCCGCTGCGTGAGCGGGTGCGTCCCGGCCAGACGGTGGCGATCTCCGCCTGCGACGGCACGAGGCCCCAGCCGCGGCACCTGATGATCCCGGCGATCCTGGCCGAGCTGGACGGGATCATCGACCTGGACGACGTCGTGATCCTCGTGGCCACCGGCACCCACCGCGGCAACAGCGACGCCGAGCTGCGCGCGATGTTCGGCGACCAGGTCGTGGACGCCGTGCGGATCGTCAACCACGACGCGCGCGACGCGTCGTCGCTGAGGTGGATGGGCCGCCACGGCAAGGACGTGCCGGTCTGGCTCAACCGCGAGTGGACCGACGCCGACGTGCGGATCACGACCGGTTTCGTCGAGCCGCACTTCTTCGCCGGGTTCTCCGGCGGCCCGAAACTGGTCGCGCCCGGGCTCGCCGCCCTGGAGACCGTGCTCACGCTGCACGACGCGGCCCGCATCGGCGACCCCCGGGCCACCTGGGGCGTCATCCAGGGCAACCCGGTTCACGACGACGTGCGCGCCATCGCCGCCGCGACCGGCGTGACCTTCGCCCTCGACGTCGTGCTCAACCGGGAGCAGCGGATCGTGCGGGCGTTCGGCGGCGACCTGCTGCCGATGCACGCCGCCGCCACGGCCGCCGCCCGCGCCGCCGCGATGCGGCTGGTCCGCGAGCCCTTCGACGTGGTGGTGACGACGAACGCGGGCTTCCCGCTCGACCAGAACCTCTACCAGTCGGTGAAGGGGATGAGCGCCGCCGCCCAGGTCGTCAAGCCCGGCGGCACCATCGTCTGCGCCGCCGAGTGCCGGGACGGCTTCCCCGGCCACGGCTCCTATCGGGACGTGCTCACCTCCGCCGCCTCTCCGGAGGCGCTGTTCGAGGAGATCTCCCGCCGCACCGAGACCGTGCCCGACCAGTGGCAGGTCCAGATCCAGGCCCGCATCCAGCGGCACGCCCGCGTGATCATGCACACGTCGCATCTGACCGACGCCGACCTGGCCGCCGCCCACCTGGAGCAGACCGGCGACATCGCCGCCACGGTCCGCGCCCTGCCCGGGCGGGTCTGCGTCCTGCCGGAAGGCCCCATGACGATCCCCTACCTCGCCGGAGAGTGACCGTGCCCCAAACCGCCGTGCCCCACACAGCTGTGCCCCACACAGCCGTGCCCCACACCGCCGTGCCGCCGGCCGCCGGATCCGTCACACCGGCATGAGCGAGGCGCTCGACCTCGGCTACGCCCGCGTGGATCTCGGCCGCGAGGCGCGCCAGGGACTGCCCGAGATCGTGTACGGCCCGGGCAAGCGCGTGAGCGAGATCGCCGGGATCGTCACCGCTCTGCTCGGCCGGAACACCGGACCGGTCCTGGTGACACGGGTCGAACCCGGCACGGCCGCCGAGGTGCGCGCGCTCGTCCCCGGCGGCGCGTACGACCCGGACGCCCGGCTGCTGGTCTGGCGGCCGGCGCCGCCGGTCGAGCACACGGTGGCCGTGGTCACGGCGGGAACCTCGGACGGCCCCGTCGCGGTGGAGGCGGCGGCCGTCGCCACCGCGCTCGGCCTGCGGACCGTCATGGTCAGGGACGTCGGCGTGGCCGGGCTGCATCGCGTGCTCGCCGCGGCCGGCGACCTGCGCGCGGCCGACAGCGTGATCGTCGTCGCCGGCATGGAGGGCGCGCTGGCCAGCGTCGTCGGCGGGCTCGTGGAGACCCCGGTGATCGCGGTGCCGACCTCCACCGGATATGGCGCCGCGCTGGAGGGCGTGACGGCCCTGCTGGCCATGCTGACCTCCTGCGCCGCCGGGCTGACCGTGGTGAACATCGACTCCGGCTTCGGCGCCGCGCTCGCGGCCTACCGCCTCACGAGGAGGACGCCCCGGTGATCGTCTATCTCAACCCCTTCACCGGGCTCGCGGGCGACATGCTGCTCGGCGCGCTGCTCGACGCCGGGGCCTCGCTCGACGCCGTACGGCAGGCGGTCGCCGAGACCGGGCTCACCGGCTGGCGGCTCGACGCCGAGCGGGTGCGCACCGGAGCGCTGACCGCCACCCGCGTGCGGATCGAGGTCGCCGACGACGCCACCGAGCGCCCGGCCGCGCGACTGATCACGATGGCGGCCCGGACCGGGCTGACCGTGGCGGAGTCGGCGCTGACCGCGATCGCCGAGGTGGAGGGCGCGCTGCACGGCGTCCCGCCCGCCGAGGTCCACCTGCACGAGCTCGGCGGGCACGACACCCTGATCGACATCGTCGGATGCGCGGCGGCGCTGCGCGATCTCCGGGTGACGCGCGTGCACTCCGCGCCGCTGCCGCTCGGCGGCGGCACCGTGCACACCCGCCACGGCGTGCTGCCCGTTCCGGCTCCCGCCACGCTCGCGCTGCTGAAGGGGGCACGGGTGCGGGGCGGGGAGGCGGGAGAGGCGGTCACGCCGACCGGGGCGGCCCTGCTGCACGCCATGCGCACGGTGTACGGCCCGGCTCCGGAGATGACCCTGCGCGCCACCGGCTACGGCGCGGGCGGCCGCGAGCTGCCCGACCGGCCCAACGTGACCGTGGCCATGCTCGGAGAGCCCGTGGCCGGGGAGAGCACGCAGATCGTGCTCTCCACGAACCTCGATGACGTCACCGGGGAGGTCCTCGGGCACGTCATCGAGCGTGCCCTCGCGGCGGGCGCGGCGGACGCCTGGGTCACGCCCGCCGTCATGAAGAAGGGACGCCCCGCGCACGTGCTGCACGTCCTCACGTCCCTTGAGCTGGCCGACGACCTGCAGACCCTGGTCTTCGCCGAGACGGGAAGCCTGGGCCTGCGGCGCGGCGTGGTGGAGAAGGTCGCCCTGCCCCGGCACGTCGAGACCGTACGCCTGCACGGCCGGGACGTCCGCATGAAGCACGGGCCGTGGGGGGTCAAACCCGAATACGACGACCTGGCCGCGCTGGCCCGGGCGACCGGCCGGCCTTTGCGGGAACTGACACGAGAGGCATTCGACGCGCTGTGACTTCCGACGTGACTCCCCCTGCGACTCCCTCGACGACTCCCCCGGCGGCTCCGGCCGTTCCTTCGGTCGCGACCCGCGTCGACGCGCATCACCACCTGTGGGATCTCTCCCTGCGCCCGCAGACGTGGCTCGATCCCCCGGAGATGGCGCCGATCCGCCGCGACTTCGCCCTGTCCGACTACGCCTCCGCGACGGCCGGAACGGGCATCGGCCGCTCCGTGCTCGTACAGGTGCTGGGCGACGCGACGGAGACGCGCGAGTTCCTGGCCCTGGCGGAGCGGTCGCACACCGTCGCGGCGGTGGTGGGCTGGGCCGACCTCACCCGGCCCGATCTCGCCGACGAGCTGGCCGCCCTGGCCGCCTCTCCCGGCGGCGCCCTGCTGCGCGCGATCCGCCACCTGGTGCAGGGCGAGCCCGACCCGCGCTGGCTGGCCCGCGACGACGTACGCCGGGGGCTTCGGCAGGTCGCGGAGGCCGGGCTCGCCTACGACCTGCTGGTCCTGCCGCACCAATTGCCGGCCGCGATCGAGACCGTGCGTGCCCTGCCCGAGCTGACCTTCGTGCTCGACCACCTCGCGAAACCGCCGATCGCGGCCGGGGGCATCGACCCCTGGGCGGGCCTCATCCGTGAGCTCGCCGCGGAGCCGAACGTCACGGCCAAGCTCTCCGGCCTGATCACCGAGGCGGCGTGGGACGACTGGAACGCCGCCGCGCTTCGCCCGTACGTCGACGTGGCTCTCGACGCGTTCGGCCCGTCTCGTCTCATGTTCGGCTCGGACTGGCCCGTCTGTCTTCTCGCCGGCTCCCTGCCCCTCTGGACCGAGACCGTCTCGGCGCTGCTCACCGATGCCGGGCTGACGGCCGCCGAGCAGGAGGCCGTCTTCCGCGAGACGGCGACCCGGGTCTACCGCCTGGAGGAGTGAGCGCCGGGACGCCGGCCGGACCGCCCGAAGGCGTCCGGCCGGCGTCGGCCGACTCCGGATTCCGCGGGTCAGCGTGCTTCGGTGTCAGGGTGCTTCATGGGTCAGGGTGCTTCGGGGGTCAGGGTGCTTCGGGGGTCAGGGGGCTTCGGTGTCAGGGTGTGGTGAGGTCGAAGCGGTTGACGGTGACCGCGCCGCCGAGGGATTGGGTGGCGTAGTTGAAGATGGCGAAGCGGTAGCCCATGAAGAACTGCCAGGCGTTGCCCATGGTGAAGGCGGGCCCGAACGAGGTGAAGTTCACTCCGTCGGTGCTGTAGGAGAAGCGGGCCTGGCGGCCGCTGCCGGGGCGGATGTCGGCGTTGACCCGTAGCCAGATCCTGCCGCCGGACACGGGCGTGGAGGCCACTTCGGTGCCGGTGCTGGTGGTCTGCCAGCTACTGTTCATGGTCAGGTTGTTGGTCGCCACCAGGCGGGTCTGGCCGTTGTCACGCCTGACGCCGATCCAGGCCGAGGAGTCGCGCAGCATCGCCAGCCCGGCCCGGTCGCCGTCGCGCATGGACGCGTAGTCGAGCTCGATCGTCGCGGTCGAGGACGGGCCCAGGATGCGGTGGGTCAGGGTGTTGCGGGCCGAGTAGAGGTCGTTGGTGACGGTGGCGGTCTGCAGGCGCAGCCCGTTGCCGACGCTGTATCTGCTGGTGTCGGGGTTGTGGTTCCACTCCCACTCGGGGCCGAGCCGGCTGCCGGTGAAGGTGTCGGTCCCGGTCGGGGGCTTGACCTGCCGGGGCGGGCGCGGCACGTTGGGGTAGGGGTAGGAGCCGCCCCAGGCGCCGTTCACGGTCTGGACGGTGGGCCAGCCGTCGGAGGTCCAGGTGATGGGGGCCAGCACGGGGATGCGGCCGCCGGGGTAGGCGTCCTGGAAGGCCATGTAGTACCAGGCGCCGTTTTGGGTCTGGACCAGCCCGCCCTGGTGCGGCACGCCGCCGCCGGAGACCGGGCCGCCCATGTTGAGCAGCACCTGGCGCATCTCGTACGGGCCGAAGGGACCGTTGGTGGACTTCAGCACGTACTGCCCGTTGGCCGGGCGGGTCAGGAAGATGTAGTAGGCGCCGTTGCGCTTGTACATCCGCGACCCTTCCAGGGTGCCCACGCTGGAGGGGGTGGAGAACACCTGCTGGCTGCGGACCTCGCTCTTGCCGTCGGCCGACAGCTGGGCGACGCTGATCTGGGTGTTGCCGTAGGCGACGTACATGGTGTCGTTGTCGTCGACGAGCAGCCCGGCGTCGTAGTAGCACTTGTTGATCGTGGTGTGCCGGTTCCAGGGGCCTTCGACCGAGGTCGCGGTGTAGATGTAGGTCTTGCTGAAGTCGATGCAGCCGCCCCAGTAGAAGGTCTTGTTGCTCGGGCGGTAGTTCAGGAACGACGCCCAGATCCCGTTGACGTAGGCCCGCCCGCCGTTCAGGTCGTATTTGGACCCGAAGTCGAGCGTGGGCACCGAGTGTCCGGCGTACTCCCAGTTGACCAGGTCGTAGGAGCGCAGGATCGGCGCACCGGGCGAGTAGTGCATCGTGGAGGCCGAGTAGTAATAGGTGTCGTCCACCCGGAAGACGTCGATGTCGGCCAGGTCCTCCCACAACACCGGGTTGGAATAGGTCGACGACGGCGGCCACGACCCGCTCGTCGGACTCGCTGACGGCGACGCCGACGGCGAGGCCGACGGTGACGGCGAGGGATCGGAGACGCTCCCGACGGGGACGAGCTGCCACTGCTGGTTGTTGCCGCCCCAGTCGGAGTACTGCACGATCCTGCCGCCGTCCGCGGTGGAGGCGTTCTGGACCTCGACGACCTTGCCGCTGTTGCGGTTGACCAGCCGTACGTAGCCGCCGGACGAGTCCGCGAGCCGGAACTGCTGGTTGGTGCCGTTGTGGTCGCTCCACTGCACGACGTCGGCGGCGTCGGCCGTGGAGAGGTTGGCCACGTCGATCACCTTGCCCGAGTGGCGCGACTGCAGGCGGTAGTAGCCGCCGCCGGAGTCGAGGAACCGCCACTGCTGGTTGTTCCCGTTGCTGCGGCTCCACTGCACGAGCGCCCCGCCGTCGGCGGTGGAGAAGTTGTAGACGTCGAGCGCCTTACCGCTGTTGCGGTTGACCAGGACATACCAGGTGTTGGTGTCGACGGTCGCCGCGGAGGCCGGCGCCACCCAGGTGACGGCGGACGCCAGAACGGTCGCGAGCGCCGCCAGCAGGCAGGCGAAGACGGTGGCCGGCGCGCGTCGCCGGCCACTCGTCGTACGGACGGGGGGTTGGTGCATCTTCTCTCCTTCAGCGGAGACACGGCTGGGGATGGGGACAATGCGCGGTCGGTGGTGCGTGGCCCGCGCCAGGGCACGAGGGCGCGCCTCGCCGGAAGGTGAAGGGAACGGCAGGGCTGCGGATCGGCCGCCGGGGCGGGTTCGACGTGGTCGCCCCCGAGGGCACCCGGCCGGATCGGCGGACGGCGGTCGTCGCCCGGCACGCGGCGGAGGCGGCCCGCCGGCGGACGCCGCTTGTGTCGAACGCGGCGCCGGAACTCCCGGAATTCACGTGCCGGAAGTCACGGCGCCAAAGAGACGGCGCCATACGCCCAGCGCCGGACTACCAGCGCCACGCTCTCGGTGCCGAACTCTCAGCGCCATACTTTCGGCGCCATACTTTCAGCGCCGAAAGCCGGCGTACCGGAACTCGCGGCGCCGGAACCGACGCGCCGAAAGGCGTGACGGTGGAAACAGCGACCGGCTCGTGAACCCTTTGACAGCCGTCTGCCGCTCACAAGTGCTGCGGACGGGCGCGTGCCGGCCGGAAAGTCATGTGGGTCTACGAGGCCGATGTTAGCGCTAACAATTCTGCGACCAATACTCCTCTCTCATCGAACGGCCCGTGCGTGGTGGTGTAGCGCGGATCAAACCCGACGCGGCACGCCGCGTCAACCCTTGCCCCTCCGCGTCCGGGTCGTCGCGCCGACCGGGCGCGGCCGACCTGCTCTTCCGTGGACGCGGGAACTCCCTCCGGAGTCCGGCGCGCGGGAAACTTTCATCGCGACCCACGTGATCCGTGGGCGGCGCGAAGGAAGTCGCGCCCTTTACGAACGACATTTCGCGCCGTACACCTGCGCAGATGACGCATGCGCGCGAAAGCTGCTTCGAAACTTACAGGCAACACTCTTGACACGTTTCGGGATGATTTCCAGACTGACTCCCCGGAGGCGGCTCCTCCTGCCGGATCGGTGGTGCGCGGCAGGGGCCACCGTTTCGGCTTCAAATGACGGCCGACGGCGTGGTGTTCCCGCGGACGTCTTTTCCGCGTTCCCTCATCGATTTCGCAGTTGGAGGCTCAAGCATGGGCGAAACAGCCCCACGACCCGCCGACGGAAGACGGCATAGGCTCGCCGGCACCCGCCGGCTGCTGATCGCCGGCGCCCTCGGCGCACTCGGCACGGTCACCGCACTCTCGGCATCCGTCCCCGCTGACGCGGCAGCCGGCACCCTGGGCGCGGCCGCCGCCCAGAGCGGCCGCTACTTCGGCACCGCGATCGCGGCCGGGCACCTGAACGACTCGACCTACGTGGCCACCTGGGACCGGGAGTTCAACTCGGTCACCGCGGAAAACGAGATGAAATGGGGCCCGATCGAGCCCTCCCGCAACTCCTTCAACTGGGGTTCGGCCGACCAGATCGTCAACCACGCCGTGAGCAAGGGCATGAAGGTCCGCGGCCACACCCTGGTCTGGCACGCCCAGCTGCCCAGCTGGATCAACAACAACATGTCGGCCAGCGACCTGCGCTCGGCGATGACCAACCACATCACCCAGGTCATGAACCACTACAAGGGCAAGGTCTACGCCTGGGACGTGGTCAACGAGGCCTTCGCCGACGGCGGCTCGGTCGGCAGCCTGCGGAGCTCGATCTTCACGCAGAAACTCGGCAACGGCTTCATCGAGGAGGCCTTCCGCGCCGCGCGGGCCGCCGACCCCAACGTCAAGCTGTGCTACAACGACTACAACATCGACGACGCCAACGCGAACAAGACCCGCGGTGTCTACAACATGGTCAAGGACTTCAAGGCCCGCGGCGTGCCCATCGACTGCGTCGGGCTGCAGTCCCACTTCGGCAACCCGCCGTCCAACTACCAGCAGAACATCGCCCAGTTCGCCGCCCTCGGCGTCGACGTCCAGATCACCGAGCTCGACGTCGGCGGCTCCGGCTCCACGCAGGCCGACGCCTACCGCCGCGTCGTCCAGGCCTGCATGGCCGTGTCCCGCTGCACCGGCATCACGGTGTGGGGCATCACCGACAAGTGGTCCTGGCGCAGCGGGGACACCCCACTGCTGTTCGACGGCAACTTCAACAAGAAGCAGGCCTACACCGCCGTCCTCGACGCCCTCAACGGCGGGACGTCCAGTTCTCCCCCGCCCACCGGAAACGGGAACGCCATCAAGGGCGTGGGATCGGGCCGCTGCCTCGACGTTCCCAACGCCTCCCAGACGAACGGCACCCAGGTGCAGATCTGGGACTGCAACGGCCAGAGCAACCAGACGTGGACGCAGACGAGCTCCGGTGAGCTGCGGGTCTACGGCAACAAGTGCCTGGACGTGAACGGCGCAGGCACCGCCGACGGCACCAGCGTGATCATCTGGGACTGCAACGGCCAGAGCAACCAGAAGTGGCAGTTCAACTCCGACGGCACCATCACCGCGGTCGGCGCGAACAAGTGCCTCGACGTCATCGGCGCTGGCACCGCCAACGGCACGAAACTCCAGATCTACTCCTGCTGGGGCGGCACCAACCAGCAGTGGACCCGAGTGTGACACCACTCCGCCCGGGGCGGCCCCGTGGCCGCCCCGGGCGGATCGCGGACCCGTCGGCGCGGATCAGCACCGACAAGTCAAGAGGAGAAGGCATGACGCAGGATCAGCATGGGCCCGTGAGCGGCGAGCGGCGGTTGCTGAGCCGCAGGTCCGTCCTGGCGACGGTGGGGGCCCTGCCGGTCATCACGGCCGCGACGTCGGTCCTGGGGGCCTCGGCGGCCTCGGCGGCCACCGCGACCGTGAATCCGTCGGCGCAGCGGCAGACCATCCGGGGCTTCGGCGGCATGGCCCACGCCGCCTGGATCGGCGACCTGACCGCCGCCCAGCGGGACACCGCGTTCGGCAACGGCGAGGGCAAGCTCGGGTTCTCCATCCTGCGGATCCCCGTCGGCGAGAACCAGTCGGACTGGAGCCGTGACCTTGCGACGGCGAAACGCGCGGCCGAGCTCGGGGCGATCGTCTTCGCCTCGCCGTGGAATCCCCCGGCGTCCATGGTCGAGACTTTCAACCGCAACGGCCAGACCAACGCGAAGCGTCTCAGGTATGACCAGTACGCGGCGTACGCCCAGCATCTGAACTCCTTCAGCACGTACATGCGGAACAACGGGGTGAATCTGTACGCCATATCCGTGCAGAACGAGCCCGATTACGCGCACGACTGGACGTGGTGGACGTCCACTGAAATCGTCCGGTTCCTGCGTGAGAACGCCGGCTCTATCAACACCCGGGTCATCGCGCCCGAGTCGTTCCAGTACGTCAAGAGCATGTCGGACCCGATCCTCAACGACTCCACGGCGCTCGCCAACGTGGACATCATCGGGGCGCACCTCTAC
This region includes:
- a CDS encoding family 43 glycosylhydrolase is translated as MHQPPVRTTSGRRRAPATVFACLLAALATVLASAVTWVAPASAATVDTNTWYVLVNRNSGKALDVYNFSTADGGALVQWSRSNGNNQQWRFLDSGGGYYRLQSRHSGKVIDVANLSTADAADVVQWSDHNGTNQQFRLADSSGGYVRLVNRNSGKVVEVQNASTADGGRIVQYSDWGGNNQQWQLVPVGSVSDPSPSPSASPSASPSASPTSGSWPPSSTYSNPVLWEDLADIDVFRVDDTYYYSASTMHYSPGAPILRSYDLVNWEYAGHSVPTLDFGSKYDLNGGRAYVNGIWASFLNYRPSNKTFYWGGCIDFSKTYIYTATSVEGPWNRHTTINKCYYDAGLLVDDNDTMYVAYGNTQISVAQLSADGKSEVRSQQVFSTPSSVGTLEGSRMYKRNGAYYIFLTRPANGQYVLKSTNGPFGPYEMRQVLLNMGGPVSGGGVPHQGGLVQTQNGAWYYMAFQDAYPGGRIPVLAPITWTSDGWPTVQTVNGAWGGSYPYPNVPRPPRQVKPPTGTDTFTGSRLGPEWEWNHNPDTSRYSVGNGLRLQTATVTNDLYSARNTLTHRILGPSSTATIELDYASMRDGDRAGLAMLRDSSAWIGVRRDNGQTRLVATNNLTMNSSWQTTSTGTEVASTPVSGGRIWLRVNADIRPGSGRQARFSYSTDGVNFTSFGPAFTMGNAWQFFMGYRFAIFNYATQSLGGAVTVNRFDLTTP
- a CDS encoding amidohydrolase family protein; protein product: MTPPATPSTTPPAAPAVPSVATRVDAHHHLWDLSLRPQTWLDPPEMAPIRRDFALSDYASATAGTGIGRSVLVQVLGDATETREFLALAERSHTVAAVVGWADLTRPDLADELAALAASPGGALLRAIRHLVQGEPDPRWLARDDVRRGLRQVAEAGLAYDLLVLPHQLPAAIETVRALPELTFVLDHLAKPPIAAGGIDPWAGLIRELAAEPNVTAKLSGLITEAAWDDWNAAALRPYVDVALDAFGPSRLMFGSDWPVCLLAGSLPLWTETVSALLTDAGLTAAEQEAVFRETATRVYRLEE
- a CDS encoding SDR family NAD(P)-dependent oxidoreductase, giving the protein MSGEFDGLVAVVTGGASGIGRAVAEELSARGARVAVLDVKGTEFVCDVTDDGAVRGAVAAVAGRFGRIDVLVNNAGIGAQGSVAGNDDAEWLRVLDVNVVGVARVTRAALPYLRESPYAAVVNTCSIAATAGLPQRALYSASKGAVLALTRAMAADHLGEGIRVNCVTPGTVDTPWVGRLVDAAPDPQAERVALAARQPHGRLVAPEEVAHAVAYLASPRAGSTTGIELPVDGGMSGLRLRPVTS
- the larB gene encoding nickel pincer cofactor biosynthesis protein LarB, whose translation is MSEALDLGYARVDLGREARQGLPEIVYGPGKRVSEIAGIVTALLGRNTGPVLVTRVEPGTAAEVRALVPGGAYDPDARLLVWRPAPPVEHTVAVVTAGTSDGPVAVEAAAVATALGLRTVMVRDVGVAGLHRVLAAAGDLRAADSVIVVAGMEGALASVVGGLVETPVIAVPTSTGYGAALEGVTALLAMLTSCAAGLTVVNIDSGFGAALAAYRLTRRTPR
- a CDS encoding fumarylacetoacetate hydrolase family protein yields the protein MKLLRVGPVGEERPCVLAPDGRVLDVSSVTGDIDGVFLAGGGIERVRVALAEGRLPEAGPFERVGAPVARPGKVVCIGLNYSDHAEETGAPIPGEPVVFMKASNTVVGPDDEVLVPRRSVKTDYEVELAVVVGRTARYLDSPKDAAGVIAGYAIANDVSEREFQNERGGQWDKGKSCETFNPLGPWLVTADEVGDPQALGLRLWVNGRLRQNGNTKNQIFGVYHVIWYLSQFMVLEAGDVVNTGTPAGVALGRGPQAYLRKGDVVELEIDGLGRQRQRVGQA
- the larA gene encoding nickel-dependent lactate racemase, yielding MRVDLAYGTGGLVVDLPDDRTTVIAPVARPAVPDEAAELRRALREPVAGPPLRERVRPGQTVAISACDGTRPQPRHLMIPAILAELDGIIDLDDVVILVATGTHRGNSDAELRAMFGDQVVDAVRIVNHDARDASSLRWMGRHGKDVPVWLNREWTDADVRITTGFVEPHFFAGFSGGPKLVAPGLAALETVLTLHDAARIGDPRATWGVIQGNPVHDDVRAIAAATGVTFALDVVLNREQRIVRAFGGDLLPMHAAATAAARAAAMRLVREPFDVVVTTNAGFPLDQNLYQSVKGMSAAAQVVKPGGTIVCAAECRDGFPGHGSYRDVLTSAASPEALFEEISRRTETVPDQWQVQIQARIQRHARVIMHTSHLTDADLAAAHLEQTGDIAATVRALPGRVCVLPEGPMTIPYLAGE
- the larC gene encoding nickel pincer cofactor biosynthesis protein LarC; amino-acid sequence: MIVYLNPFTGLAGDMLLGALLDAGASLDAVRQAVAETGLTGWRLDAERVRTGALTATRVRIEVADDATERPAARLITMAARTGLTVAESALTAIAEVEGALHGVPPAEVHLHELGGHDTLIDIVGCAAALRDLRVTRVHSAPLPLGGGTVHTRHGVLPVPAPATLALLKGARVRGGEAGEAVTPTGAALLHAMRTVYGPAPEMTLRATGYGAGGRELPDRPNVTVAMLGEPVAGESTQIVLSTNLDDVTGEVLGHVIERALAAGAADAWVTPAVMKKGRPAHVLHVLTSLELADDLQTLVFAETGSLGLRRGVVEKVALPRHVETVRLHGRDVRMKHGPWGVKPEYDDLAALARATGRPLRELTREAFDAL
- a CDS encoding aldo/keto reductase encodes the protein MTAAAAGVLAGRLGRYGLGTAPLGGLFAPVSDEQAEHALDAAWQAGIRYFDTAPHYGSGLAEERLGCFLRGLPADAAGQAVVSTKIGRVLVPGRGEEEGFVGRTGFVRVRDYSREGVLRSLDDSLKRTGLDRFDLVFIHDPDDYWEQAAGQAYPALAELRDQGVIGAIGAGMNQAPMLTRFVRETDLDAVLVAGRYTLLDRSAAEELLPECQRRGVAVIAGGVFNSGILAGGATYDYDAAPPAVVERARELGRICASHGVPLPAAALRFPHRHPAVTTILIGARSADEIAEDLALAAADIPDALWEDLDHAG